Genomic segment of Tursiops truncatus isolate mTurTru1 chromosome 5, mTurTru1.mat.Y, whole genome shotgun sequence:
ATCTCATGAAGCTTAAATTCCCACTTCAGGAAAGTGACCTACAGACCCAGGAGTTCAGGGTCTCAGTGACTTCCCCAGCAGAATATTCTGTGGCTGGTAATCAAGACCGTTTCTGATGCCAACACAATTCCTACATTCGTAAAACGGTGTTGTGAATTGCCTGCCCAGCCTTTCATAAGGGTTGTTATGAGGACAAaattaaactctttttttaaaaagtgctacaTAAATGTCAGTGATCTTCATCATCAGAAACATAACACTTTGGTTAAGAGAACGAACActggagccagattgcctgggttcaaatatcAATTCCAAACAagttaatctctctgtgccttagtttcctcaccctTAAAAAAGGAAcgaataatagtacctacctacCTCACACGGTTACCATgtagattaaatgaattaatatatatgaaCACTTAGTGCTTCACATACAGAAAGCACTCTGGAGAAGTTTGTTAGGCCTTAAGGATGAAGTGGCCACAGGGGGTGACTGAGAAGGAGAAATCTAAGAAAATTTCACAAATGAATAGATGGTTTTATATAAGGACTAGGTTGATGGTAGTTGTAGGCAGTAAGATTATAAGTTTGGTCTTGGTCTTAGATTGTTTTGTTCGAAGGGTCTTTGAGCAATTCAAGTGGAGTTATTAAGGAGGCAGTTGCTATACAGATCTTGCACTTACAGGACAGGTCAGAGGTATTTAGATGATAACTGAAACTATGGGTCTTATATAATTGCCTAAGGGTAGAACTGAGAGTTGGAAAATAAGTAGCCTTGAGAAACACCAGCGTTTAATGGCCAACGAAAATATGCTAGGTCTGCAAAGGAGTCTAAGAAGAAATGTTTCCTTAGTGAGAGCTATTTGGATGGAGGAATGGGGGTGGGAGACCGGATTGAAGAGGGTTGGGATATGAGTGGAAATGAAACGGAGATGGCAAAGATAGATGTCTTTTTGAAGAAGTTTGACTatgaggggagaagagagataGTGAGAAGGAGATAGTGTGGGATATGGAATCAAGTTATGTTCTGCTTGCTTAAGTTGGTTCCCTGCACCGCCTCTTCCTTtccacacacatactcacactcTTTAAGAATCATTCACATGGAGCCTGCAACTTTAAGAGATCCTGGCTAAGTGTTTCTATAAAGTCTCCAACTGAGGTTGCAACTATATACTCTATAGTTGCATATAGTTGTATATAGTCTATAGCAACTATAGCAACTATATACTCTATACAAGTATAGAGTAGTGGAAAGAGACAATGATATGGAGGGCGTTACCCTTTTACTTGTAGAAACCCTTAGATGGTGTCTCTGGGCGGATGTGCTCATCCTGTGTTTTGATCCATAGGCCTGAGCACAGGGTTCTTACTTAGTTCACTTGAACTAAATATTTTGCCAGTTGCTCTGCTAGGTGCTTGGAATTCAGAAGATAAATATGATACATGTCGTGCCTTTGAGGAACTTATAGTATAATACAGTTTGCCCTCCGTATCCATACATGTGTGACCCTGCAGATAGAGAGGGCCCACTGCATTCATTGtactgtgcctttttttttttttttctggctgcaccacgtggcatgcaggatcttagttccccgaccagggttcaaaccAGCACCCCTGGTTTGTGCCACCGTGGagctttaaccactggaccgccggggaaggcTGTACTATGCCAGTTTTAAAAGGAACTTGAGCATTTGTGGATTTTGGTGTTTgcgggggctcctggaaccaatcccccatgggtACTGAGGGAAGACTGTACATATATTCCTATTACGAAATGATAAGAATAACCACAGCTCGTTGAAGGCTTGATATGTGCCTTGGGGCTAAGGCATGGGGCTGAGGACTTTGCATATattcattatatcatttaatcctcacaacaatcctgcaATTAAGATATTATTTCCTCACGTTATCCCCATTCTTTAGGTGaaaaaaattgaagctcagaaaTGGCAAGTAACTTTCCCATGAGTAATTAGTACCTAGTTAGTAACAGaaatggaatttgaacccagatctatCTGATTCAAAGCTAGTAGTGTTCGTTACGCTACACTGCCCTGCTTCTTACGTTATGTGTGTCATTTAAAGATGCTTAGTCCTTTTCCAGTTACTTGTAATGGAAAGACAATTCAAACCAGCTCAGATAAATAGGGAATTTACTGATTCTTATGACTGAAGTAACATACAGTTTCCAGGTAAAGCTAGACTCAGGCCTTAAGTAATGTTATCAGGTCCTCATCTCTCTCTTCACCTCTCAGCTCTGCAAACCTTCCTTTGTTGGCTTTATTTGTAGACAGGATTCTCCATGGGACTAAATGGATAACTATTGGCTGCCACAAGCCAATATTATCCTTAGAGCTTATGGTTATAGGGAAAGAAagccttttgtttttctgggagtGCTCTGGTTTTTAAGCCTGCATCGTTGCTTATCATAGGGGCTGAAGATGCAGAATCAGTCCTAGTTGAACCACACAGACAAGGGGGAGGGGGCATCCTCAAAGCAAAAGGGGTAATGTTTGCCTTTATATATTTATCCTTCATGTAAAGTGTTTCACACAAGATATTTCAAATTCACCCAACAGTCTTGAGTGGTTGAGGAAATTAGCTAAGAATATTGTTCAAAGCCAGGACTGCCACCCATTTTCTTCAGTTTCACCCTCATTGTTCTTTCCTCTGTACCACAGGGTTCAAACGAATGAGTTGCAGGCGTGGTCATTTACTCTTTCATACAAATATGTGAGAAAAGTTATCATTAGCAGTGGAAGATACTTCCTACGTAAAAACATATCCAAAGTTGAttgtaagcaagggagagagTCTGGGCATGAGGGGGTGGATGCGATAAACTGAGAGAAATGATGTACAccaagtatctttatttcaagagTATTAATGTCCTTTTCCTTTGAAGGTACAAGCTGAAATGTTAGATATGGCAGACAATGCATTTGATGACGAATACCTGAAATGCACTGACAGGATGGAACTCAAATATGTTCCCCAGCTGCTCAAGGAGGAAAAAGCAAGCCTCCAGCTCTTAGAAGATGTGTGGGAAAATGCAGAAGCCAAGTGGGAAGCTCGGAAGACTCAGCTCTCTCTCCCTATGGGTTTTAAGGATAACCATGGAATAGCCCTGATGGCATATGTTTCTGAAGCTCAAGAGCAAACTTCCTTTTACCATCTGTTCAATGAAGCTGGGAAAATGGCCGGCCAGTCTCGAAAAGATTATGTCTATGGCTTCCAGttcaaagcttttcatttctaCCTGACGAAAGCTCTGCAGTTGCTGAGAAGACCTTGTGAGAACAGCTACAAAAACGTGGTGTATAGCGTAAGGCAGACTACTTTATCTACATCTGGAGGACTAAACCAAGTCCGATTTGGCTATTTTACCTTGGCATATTCAACCAAACCTCAAGTTGCCAATGACCAAGACGTTCTGTTAACCATCAACACGTGCTTTGGAATTGCCATTGAAAAATTTTTtgataaagaaagtgaaagaattattttaataccCCTGAATGAGGTTTTCCATGTGACACAGGATGGGACTGGCAATAACCTTATCCTGCAAAGCACAAACAAGACCTGCAGCCATTATGAGTGTGCATTTCTAGGTGGTAAGTGTCTCTGTTCTGTCTGTGCATGTCTGGGAAAGAAGGAGTGAGACTCTTAGGCCCAGGGAGAGGTCAGGAAGGAAATTGGGAGGTTTTAAAAGGAGACAAAACGTTGGTGGTCTCTCATCTAGCTCTTTTCAtactgttagtttcttttttcataatttaattgtatcaaaataatacatttacgGTATTACTGAaagttaaaaaaccaaaatactaATATAAGGTAATGGTTCTCAACTAGCAGTTTTGCCCACTAGGGTCAGTTGACCGTAgctggaaacatttttaattgtcacGACTACCTTTAGTTGCTGCTAGCATCTAGTGGGTATAGGCCAAGGAACAAAACCTGCCTGGTGGCTCTCATTTAATTGGAAGTCTAGAGGTGGGCTGTCCAGAGTTGGTACAGGGGCTCAACTACATCATGAGTAACTCAGACTCTTTGTCGTCCACCAATTTGAGCATGTTGGTTTGTTGATTCATGTTTTCAGTGTGACTGTTGGCAGCTGTAGGCGTCAAACCACGTTCAAGACAAAAAGAGAGGATAGGAGGATGGCAGCCAAATCTGCCTGTTTAATCAGGAGGGTAAAAGCTTTCCGAGAAGTTCTGAGTAGACTTCTGATTGCATATCATCGACCAGAACAGCTACTTGATCGTCTGTAACTACAAGAAAATCTTGCAAAGAGGGTAATTAGCTTTTCCAGACCCTGTCATGTagggaggcaggggagaaggGAATTAGAAGAATCTGATCACCACCACCCTCCTCAACATTTGTGCCTTTCCCCTTCCCATTGTCCCAGTGTAGTAAAGACTCGAACCGTTTTGTTTTGAAGTACTACTTTTACCTCAGAGTTATGAGTTGtatgattttctgtttccttagctTTTTATATCCCATCAGTAATTCACCCCTGAATCCTTAGAAATATAAATCTCCTCTTAATACATTTAGGTATAtcagatactcttttttttttctggatatactCCTGGATTCCATCATCTTGCTTTATGAAAATATCCTGAAATCTCTCCTCACTACTATTCTGAGACTTTCTTTTGCTTCTCCCCTATGAGGAATCCCCTATTATCttagatttccttctctttcttgaaTTACTCCTTAGTTTGGAAGGGGTAGGGATTCTTCAGAAGTTTTCTGAGAAAAGAGATATTGAGGCAAATTTTCTGAGACTTTATATACCTGAAAAATCTATCTCTGAGACCTTGAATAATAGTTTGTAgatttgtatttttgtcttggaaattattttccttggAATTTTGGAGATGTTCCTTCATTGTCTTTTAGTTTCTGATGCTGCTGTTAAAAAGGGTGAAGCCATTCTAATTACTAAAACTTTGAATGAGACTTGTTTTGCCCTCTGGGAGGTTTTAGGATATTTTCTTTATCGCCAGCATTCTGAAATTTTATGGTATTGTGCTTTGGGGTATATGAGTAAAGGGTTAACAAaaccctttctccttcctcttatGAAAATGGTCTCTTGTTGATCTTCTTCTAGCACTATTTCTCTGTAATCTACTAAAGGTGGAATGACAACTGTATAACCATACAACACTGCCTAATGGTAAACATAACCGTTGATCGTTACAGTGCATCTGAGCTGCGAGGTTGTGAATGAAGTATAAATACCTGGAGGGAAGCCATAGCTTTGGGCATTCCTGAATGTGGTGTGACGTACTGAGGTTTTCTTCTTGCTGAGTCCTGGAGTACTCATGGCATGATTGATATAAGAGATGCTGTCTTCTATGTGTGGCATGAGGCTACTAAGCTAGGATAGTTCCTGCACCCACCTGTGTAACCTTGTTTTCTTGTATTTGAGATGTCATTCTGGGGACTGAAGGACAGCCCTGGACTGCTGTGAGGACTTGCATTGAAGGTGTATCACTCATGCTACCCTTTAATAGGTATGCTGTGTTCCTGCCCTTCATTCTTCTGCAAAACTGAGTAAACTGGTGAGGGGATGCCTTTTGGGGTCTTATGAGTATGATTGTCTAGGTGAACCCCAAACTATAGCTGCTGGTCAAACAGAGCGAGTATTGAAGTAGGGCCTTGGAAGTGGGATAGACTTTTAGACCTTGACTCAAATGTGCCAGTGCATTATGAGATAAAAAAGAACAGGTAGAGAAGTGCTGATGAGATGATACCTGTGagatggagtggggaggggagctggtCCACTTTTGATTTAATGGCAGAAGCTATGTGGCCATTGAGATCCCtggggcacaaaatttaaggacGTCTTCATGCTTAGGGTCATATACTTGCACAACCTTCACCTGCATGATCCTAAGAGCGaatgcctccttaaattttgcactcTAAACACCTCATTTGCCTCACCTTAGTCCTGGCCCTGAGTTGGAAGTTAGACCAACTAGCGAGCAAATTTATGTTGAGAGGAAGAGTGCCCATTTCCCTCGCCTAACCATACACTGGACCTGACCAAAAACGAAGCCAGTTGGAGCCAGTTCATTCCAGCTTACGGGAGCTGACTGTGGGCATATATCTCTTGGCAATTCCTCATACATCACGATGGCTTGAAATTGGCCGTGGATGAGAGTTATACCATGGACATCAGCAAACCCTACAAGTCAGAACCCCCGTTCTCCACCCCAGAACCTGTTCAATTTTACCAGCACATTATAGCCAGAAACCCAGTTGCAGCTGGGCTGACAAAATGACACCACTTTTGGTGCTTCTAATGCACTCAGACAAATGCTATTTCTGGAGCCATTGGTTCTGCAGAAACCCTGGCTACGGTAGCTGCAGTAGGCCAGATCCGTCACTCGTATCTGGTTGATGaacagaggtgggcaggggagccCCCAGAGTTCATGTTTGTGAGTAGCATTACGATGAACAAAAGGGGTGGAGCCGCTGGGTTGATTCAGAATGAGCCAAGTCTTGGACCTACATGGGGAAGTGTGTTATGAGCCCAGCgtgaggaaaggggaggagagtgGGCAAACTTCTGCGGGCCTGCCcagaaaggcaggcagaggcTACACAGCAGGTTAATGTTCAAACCAGCCACAAGGGGAAACCTCCGTGGGGGCTCACCTGTGCTATTTGTTTGGAGAGCTCTGGCAAAGTCAGGCCACTGCACTTGATTGTGTTGCTTTACCTCTAAGCCGGAGTCTGACCAGTGTCCTCTGCTGCCATCTGGAGGTAACTAATGGGAACTCAGGATCAAAGACACCCTGAAGTGATCATTAAAGCTAGGCTGTTTGAAGCACTATGAAGGATAATAACCAGGGGTTTTAAAAGCTCAAGCCACGAGGATATAATCAGAACCTTGTTCCACTGTGACTGAATAGACCTCTGGATGTAAAAAGGCAGCATTTATGAAAGtgattaaaaaattatactgtGCTAAATGTAGTGTGCTAACACAGTCCTGTGCTGTTACTTTAAACTTGCTTGTgattttcaagataaaaatgtatGTGGGCCTTACAAAAGCTAGTTAGTTAAAGAAAATAGTTCAGTTGGTTAGGAAGTGGAGAGGATAATTCCTGGTGGTCAAAGATACTCGTATTAATCCAAGATAATGGGAGTAAGTAAATGGTAACAAAACCCTTGATCCGTCCTAATGGGAAAATTACCGCAGGTTAACCCTCTTTTATACTGTTTTTCTAGAAAACTCGATAAAAGTAGAATGTCAGCTGTGTAATCAGGCTACATTCCTCATCGTTTAAATGAGGACTATAGATGAATTATAAATACCTGGTAGGAAGCCATAGCTTTGAGATTTCATGCACCTTACAGTGTAGATATAATATGATTTATTGGAAGAAAACTTATAAGCAGAGAAATAGTAGAGTACACCTCATCCCCTGACCTCTCATTATTTTACTGAACAGGCTGGTCATAGATCATCTGGTATTTTGGACAGTATTTACATAGAGAGGGACCAGGcagtatatatgtaaatatattttacatattaatagAGTCATGCGGGCAGGGAATATCAGTGTTCCCTGACTGCAAAAGTAATCTTGTTAGAAAGGAAGAGCCCCTGAACTCCAGTGGCTGGTGTCAGTCTATTTTGTTGAGCTTGCTCAGACCTGTTGAGGCAACTCTCTGCTAAGCCatcaaaagggggaaagaagatgAACCTACAGGGCTatccagatttattttttataaatccaCCCTAGCGCTTGAGGGTTCATCAGATGTAAGTACCTTCATTCGTTCTGATAGACACTCTTTTAGCCTTCCTTGGGAGTAGCGAAGTTTCTGTGTTGTTGTCTGGGATTGGGGATTCAACAAGATTCCGTATAGATAAACCAGATAGGAAGTGACATATCACATATCTATCACCTCGAGAAATTCACATTATGAATCAATGCCTAGAACATTTGGAAGGCTGTTCAGACTGTTTATTCCATATTTATAGGAAAAGGGAGAACTCTTCATTACCAACCCCCTCCAGACTTTCACCCACCAGACTTGTTCATGCTGATTGTATCAGTCAAGGTTTccaaccagagaaacagaatcggttgtaaggaattggcttacattATTGTATGGGCTAGCAAGACAAGTCTGAAATCCATAGGTCAGGCTGtcaggaagggcaggctggaATTCTTGGGTATGAACTGAAGCTCTGCccacaggcagaatttcttcttttggGAAGCCTAAGCGCTTAAGGCCTTTCTATTCATTGTGTCAGGCCCACCAGATTATCTTGGATAATCTCCCTTATATAAAGGTAACTGATTATAGATTTTAAtcccatctacaaaataccttcaagGCAACAACTTAGAttaatgtttgattgaataactagGGACTGTATCCTAgacaagttgatacataaaactGACCCTCACACCTGTATTAGTTATCCatcactgcataacaaattactccaaaatttagtggctaaaaacaacatttattgtctcatagttgCTGTGTCAGGAAACTGGGTTCAGTGTACCTGGGTCTTTTGACTAGGGatctctcacaaggctgcagtcatCATAATACTTGACTGGGAAAGATGTACTTCCCAGCTCACTCACGTGGTTGATGGCAGGACTCAGTTCCTAGTGGGTTGTTGACTAAGGCCTTATTTCCTCATGAGTTATTGGCTGGAGGCCTCCCTTGTTCCTACCTACATAGGCCTCTCCATAGACtgtcacagcatggcagctgtcTTTTCAGGTGTGAAGTCTTACAGGTAAGGCCCCCATTGAGCCAATAGTTTGGATAAAGTAGTAGGTGAGGCTTTGTACTGTCTAATGCAGAGGTTCTCAGACTTTCTTGGTTCATGGTGTCCTTAGTGTTGTCATAATTTTTTCAGAGTGTCCCTAGGCTAAAATAAATGcctaaaaattccatttattaagtaaactcaaacaactcaataagtatttatgtCCTAATATCTCAGTAGCTGTTTTCTAAgaagtaatatatataaaaagttttaagaactattatttcatttttaaccaCAGCGACTTGCTAATGGGATGTATGTGCCTGTTGGACACTGACTGCACAGCTTCTCAAACCTTGGTGTCAGATTAGATACCACCTTATTTCCTGATCCACACTGATTTTTCACATATACTTGCTTTTTTTCACAACAATTGCTAAAAACCCAGCTTTGCAAATATATGATGTTATCGAATAGAATGTAACATAACTTTGAAACTGTGTTCTATCTAAAGCTAGTAGTTCATGCAGTGTCTGAAAGATATCAAGTCGGGCTGTGTTTGTCTTGAAATTTTAACATATCCCTTGGTACCCCTGTGAATTTGCTAGAGCGTGCAGGGACACCTCTACCACTGTTTGGAAACTGCAGGTCTAATGGATGGGCAGCCATTTATTTGCGGAAGTGGCTAAGGCTTTAGGAGCCAGGCTTGGCCCTTAACTGGAGGTAAAATTTCCATGTGACAGTGGAACTTTTGGGGGTTTGTCCTACTTCATGGGAATTTAGTTCAAAGAGAACCCATGGCACAATAAGATATTATGTTGGAGAatcatgacttttctttttttttttttttttgcggtacgcgggcctctcactgctgtggcctctcccgttgcagagcacaggctccggacgcgcaggctcagcggccatggctcacgggcccagccgctccgcggcatgtgggatcttcccggaccggggcatgaacccgtgtcccctgcatcggcagacggactctcaaccactgcgccaccagggaagccccctgacttTTCTTTTAGTGAGACAGTCTGTCTCATTAGGCCCAGTAACAGGCTAGCAGTAGCAGGGCCTACAAAGGGAGGAGTCCTTGTGTCCAAAAGTGCAGTGGCCAACAAATACTGCTGTAGTCTTGTTGCCAAAAATTCCAGTCAGCTCTGAGTTTGGTCACAGACATCTGTAATTTCTTGAGATCTGAAGGAGATAGGAACTCCTGGGAGGGCTTTATTTACTGTTGTCTGAACTGCTTCCAAGGCTTCTTACTGTAGAGGTCCCTGTTAAAATAACAACTTATAAGGTTTTCCAGTGTGGCTGGTAGGAATAGTCACTATTCTTCATCCTTTGAGTTCTTTCCCTGGCCTTGGGTAGTTTCCTTAGACAAGTATAAACTGATCAGTATTTTGCTGAGTACTGGAAACGCTTTGAAGATCTCTGGGGTTCTCTATGCAGCTCCTTTCTCTTTAGTACTCTGTAAAAACCAAACTATCCTGGTATTTTTCATTGTGGAAAAAGTTTAAACTGCTTAATAGTTATAATACCATGtgagttttctgtttattcttgagTTATTTTTGATAAGTTACATTTTTCTAGGAATTGTCCATTTGTcttatatttcaaatttattggcataaagctAGTCACAGTAATCTCATGTCTTTTTACACCTGCTGAATCCATGGTTATATTCCCTTTTTCAATCCCTATCtatatttgtgtcttctcccgTTTATTTTTGGATCAATCTCTTACCCATTTTTAAccctcctacttttttttttttttgaaatatagttgatttacaatattgtgttaggttcaggtgtacagccaagtgattcagttatatatatatttttttcagattattttccattataggttacagGACATTATGAATATAGTTCCTtatgttatacagtaaatccttattgcttctctattttatatatagtagtttgtatctgttaatcg
This window contains:
- the ART3 gene encoding ecto-ADP-ribosyltransferase 3 isoform X1, with the protein product MKAGHFEMVTMLLAPMILMDIFQVQAEMLDMADNAFDDEYLKCTDRMELKYVPQLLKEEKASLQLLEDVWENAEAKWEARKTQLSLPMGFKDNHGIALMAYVSEAQEQTSFYHLFNEAGKMAGQSRKDYVYGFQFKAFHFYLTKALQLLRRPCENSYKNVVYSVRQTTLSTSGGLNQVRFGYFTLAYSTKPQVANDQDVLLTINTCFGIAIEKFFDKESERIILIPLNEVFHVTQDGTGNNLILQSTNKTCSHYECAFLGGLKTANCVENMEYFQHISVYNSGVKNQKLEDPGMKSQESTVLPGVKSQEATQIPGMKTPEPFSLPEDKSQDIDSPAPAPGPVPGPKIHTSASSGKMLLPPFGTFIILISVSALNLCCSVV
- the ART3 gene encoding ecto-ADP-ribosyltransferase 3 isoform X2 → MKAGHFEMVTMLLAPMILMDIFQVQAEMLDMADNAFDDEYLKCTDRMELKYVPQLLKEEKASLQLLEDVWENAEAKWEARKTQLSLPMGFKDNHGIALMAYVSEAQEQTSFYHLFNEAGKMAGQSRKDYVYGFQFKAFHFYLTKALQLLRRPCENSYKNVVYSVRQTTLSTSGGLNQVRFGYFTLAYSTKPQVANDQDVLLTINTCFGIAIEKFFDKESERIILIPLNEVFHVTQDGTGNNLILQSTNKTCSHYECAFLGGLKTANCVENMEYFQHISVYNSGMKSQESTVLPGVKSQEATQIPGMKTPEPFSLPEDKSQDIDSPAPAPGPVPGPKIHTSASSGKMLLPPFGTFIILISVSALNLCCSVV